One region of Jonesiaceae bacterium BS-20 genomic DNA includes:
- the radA gene encoding DNA repair protein RadA, with protein sequence MAVSTKNTKTRPGYRCTECGWTTPKWVGRCGECQTWGSVTDADAAAAGPKTTASTPIKSLAKPIGEVDIESARAVPTGNPEFDRVLGGGLVPGAVILLAGEPGVGKSTLLLDVAATTAQAGKRVLYLTGEESASQVRLRAERIGAVNDNLFLGAETDLGLVLGQIEAIKPDLLIVDSVQTIASTEVDGSPGGVGQVKEVTGALIAQAKGHNLPIILVGHVTKDGSVAGPRTLEHLVDVVCQFEGDRHSRLRTVRAVKNRYGATDEVGCFELTDTGIVGLADPSGLFLSHINMLVPGTCVTVTVEGRRPMALEVQSLVVPTTLANPRRTTAGIDSSRLAMILAVAHRHLGARLMDADVYVSTIGGARITEPSVDLAIMLAVISALEDKALPVGTIALGEVGLAGELRAVTSLSQRLAEAARLGFTRAVVPANATVKAPEGIKLLPAMTILEAVQKVHQV encoded by the coding sequence ATGGCTGTTAGCACAAAGAATACAAAGACCCGTCCCGGCTACCGTTGCACCGAGTGCGGTTGGACCACGCCCAAGTGGGTGGGGCGGTGCGGTGAGTGCCAAACTTGGGGCAGCGTCACTGATGCCGATGCCGCAGCGGCAGGTCCTAAAACTACAGCTAGCACTCCAATTAAGTCGCTTGCAAAGCCTATTGGCGAGGTTGATATTGAGTCCGCGCGGGCCGTCCCAACCGGAAATCCCGAGTTTGACCGGGTACTTGGAGGCGGGTTAGTTCCCGGCGCTGTGATTCTGTTGGCGGGTGAGCCCGGTGTGGGTAAATCGACGCTGCTCTTGGATGTCGCCGCCACCACCGCCCAGGCAGGGAAGCGCGTGTTGTACCTAACCGGTGAGGAATCGGCTAGCCAGGTACGGTTGCGGGCCGAGCGGATTGGGGCGGTCAATGACAACCTATTCTTGGGCGCTGAAACCGACCTTGGTTTGGTGCTCGGGCAAATCGAAGCGATTAAGCCGGACCTGCTCATTGTGGACTCCGTCCAGACGATTGCCTCAACCGAGGTCGACGGTAGCCCGGGTGGTGTGGGACAGGTTAAGGAAGTCACCGGCGCGTTGATCGCCCAAGCCAAGGGGCATAACCTGCCAATCATCTTGGTCGGTCACGTCACCAAGGACGGCTCGGTTGCGGGGCCGCGCACCCTTGAGCACTTGGTCGATGTGGTCTGCCAGTTTGAGGGTGACCGCCACTCGCGGCTGCGAACAGTGCGTGCCGTCAAGAACCGCTACGGCGCAACCGATGAGGTAGGCTGCTTCGAATTAACCGACACCGGGATTGTTGGGCTTGCCGACCCAAGCGGACTGTTCTTATCCCACATCAACATGCTGGTCCCCGGGACCTGCGTGACGGTCACCGTTGAGGGCCGGCGCCCTATGGCCCTAGAAGTGCAGTCACTCGTTGTCCCCACCACGCTTGCGAACCCTCGCCGCACAACCGCCGGGATCGACTCTTCCCGCTTGGCCATGATCCTCGCGGTCGCCCACCGACACCTAGGCGCCCGGCTCATGGACGCGGACGTATATGTGTCAACCATTGGCGGGGCCCGCATTACCGAGCCATCCGTTGACCTGGCGATCATGCTCGCAGTTATTAGTGCGCTCGAAGACAAGGCACTGCCCGTGGGGACCATAGCTCTGGGTGAGGTTGGGCTAGCCGGAGAGCTACGAGCCGTGACGTCATTGTCCCAGCGCTTAGCGGAAGCCGCCCGGTTGGGATTCACCCGCGCAGTTGTCCCCGCCAATGCAACCGTTAAGGCTCCCGAGGGAATAAAACTCTTGCCGGCCATGACTATCCTCGAAGCGGTTCAAAAGGTCCACCAAGTCTAG
- the disA gene encoding DNA integrity scanning diadenylate cyclase DisA encodes MLNSPLNDDLLRETLAAVAPGTELRDGLERILRGRTGALIVLGHDPVVEAISSGGFILDVAFSSTRLRELSKMDGAVVVDGVGGHIKRAAVQLLPDSSIETSESGTRHRTAERVAKQTGMPVISVSQSMHIIALYVGHKRYVLENPDTILGRANQAIATLERYKARLDEVSGTLSALEIEDLVTVRDVCTVVQRLEMVGRISDEVATYVLELGAEGRLLALQHDELIGAIGSDRELVLRDYVDTGRKSQTVDETLTALSELDSTELLDLSLIGRVLGLPGGGDALEAAVAPHGYRLMARIPRLPGTIVDRLVTHFGGLQRLLAATIEELMAVDGVGEQRARAVREGLSRIAESSILERYV; translated from the coding sequence GTGCTGAACTCACCATTGAATGATGACCTGCTCAGAGAGACCCTCGCCGCAGTTGCCCCCGGAACAGAGCTGCGTGACGGCCTGGAACGAATCTTGCGTGGCCGCACCGGCGCGCTCATTGTCTTAGGCCATGACCCCGTAGTAGAAGCTATTTCCAGCGGCGGGTTCATCTTGGACGTTGCATTTTCTTCAACACGTCTGCGTGAACTTTCCAAGATGGATGGCGCAGTGGTTGTCGACGGTGTGGGTGGGCATATCAAGCGAGCAGCCGTGCAACTTCTTCCCGACTCTTCGATTGAGACGTCCGAGTCCGGGACCCGGCACCGCACCGCCGAGCGGGTGGCTAAGCAGACCGGAATGCCCGTCATTTCGGTGAGCCAGTCAATGCACATCATTGCGCTGTATGTTGGGCACAAGCGTTACGTCCTGGAAAACCCCGACACCATTTTGGGCCGCGCCAACCAGGCAATCGCCACACTCGAACGCTACAAGGCACGCCTTGATGAGGTCAGTGGCACGCTTTCCGCCCTCGAAATCGAAGACCTTGTTACCGTGCGTGATGTCTGCACCGTGGTTCAGCGCCTTGAAATGGTGGGCCGTATTTCAGACGAGGTTGCCACCTACGTGCTGGAACTCGGAGCCGAAGGTCGCTTGCTCGCGCTTCAGCATGATGAGCTCATTGGCGCTATTGGCTCCGACCGCGAGCTAGTCCTGCGCGACTATGTAGACACCGGCCGCAAGAGCCAGACCGTCGATGAGACCCTAACTGCGTTGTCCGAGCTTGACTCGACCGAGTTGCTTGACCTCTCCCTCATTGGACGGGTCCTAGGCTTACCCGGTGGTGGTGACGCACTTGAAGCCGCCGTTGCCCCACACGGTTACCGCCTCATGGCCCGTATTCCGCGTCTTCCAGGCACAATTGTGGACCGTTTAGTCACTCACTTTGGCGGATTGCAGCGGTTGTTGGCCGCCACGATTGAGGAACTCATGGCCGTTGATGGCGTTGGGGAACAGCGTGCGCGTGCGGTGCGTGAGGGACTCTCCCGCATTGCAGAATCCAGCATCTTAGAACGCTACGTATAA
- a CDS encoding A/G-specific adenine glycosylase, with the protein MPETLSYVQDPAVITTAIGNWYLENARDLPWRDPALSAWDILLSEIMAQQTQVARVVPIWQRWRQLWPTPADLADAPTSLVLTEWSNLGYPRRALRLQECARIVATQYDGQVPRTYAELIALPGIGEYTAGAVLAFAYGQRALVLDTNVRRVITRVFQGQQFPKPSLTVAEKQFATTLIPVDDAGGSLWAKSSMELGATLCTARSTQCEICPVVDLCKWRADGYPADEYATQRKTQKFAGTDRQVRGLIMAQIRSATEPVLQHHLDLVWPLPEQLGRCIDSLLTDGLIEIDGERFTFPTGN; encoded by the coding sequence GTGCCAGAAACTTTGTCCTACGTCCAAGATCCCGCCGTTATAACCACCGCCATTGGGAACTGGTACCTGGAAAACGCCCGGGACCTACCGTGGCGCGATCCTGCGCTGTCTGCTTGGGACATCTTGCTTTCGGAGATCATGGCCCAACAAACCCAGGTCGCAAGGGTCGTTCCCATTTGGCAACGTTGGCGCCAGTTGTGGCCAACCCCAGCGGACTTGGCTGACGCCCCAACCAGTTTGGTGCTGACCGAGTGGTCTAATCTGGGCTATCCGCGCAGAGCCCTCCGGCTCCAAGAATGCGCCCGCATTGTTGCCACGCAATATGACGGTCAAGTACCCCGTACCTATGCGGAGTTGATAGCGCTACCCGGCATTGGTGAGTACACCGCCGGCGCTGTTCTGGCCTTTGCCTACGGCCAGCGTGCCCTTGTCTTAGACACAAATGTCCGGCGCGTGATTACCAGGGTGTTCCAAGGTCAACAGTTCCCAAAGCCGTCACTAACCGTTGCAGAAAAGCAATTTGCCACCACACTCATACCGGTGGATGACGCGGGAGGTTCCCTATGGGCCAAGTCCTCCATGGAACTAGGGGCAACCCTGTGCACCGCACGGTCCACCCAATGCGAGATCTGCCCGGTCGTTGACCTATGCAAATGGCGGGCGGATGGATACCCTGCCGATGAGTACGCAACCCAACGCAAGACTCAAAAATTCGCCGGAACCGACCGGCAGGTGCGCGGACTCATCATGGCCCAAATCCGTTCTGCAACCGAACCAGTCCTCCAGCACCACCTCGACTTGGTCTGGCCACTGCCCGAGCAGTTGGGCCGGTGTATCGACTCGCTGTTAACCGACGGGCTCATTGAGATAGATGGGGAACGGTTCACGTTCCCTACCGGCAACTAA
- a CDS encoding amino-acid N-acetyltransferase, with product MTAQQTFALRPAKPKDVRQIRTLVQPYADERILIAKEMVSYYEGVQEFVVAYDPTDPDKLLGCGALHVMWEDLAEIRTLAVDRSQVSRGIGGALVQELVRRAKDFELKHVFCLTFETDFFTRHGFRAIEGTPVGVDVYAELLRSHDDGVAEFLDLARVKPNTLGNTRMLLDL from the coding sequence GTGACTGCTCAACAAACATTTGCCCTGCGCCCCGCTAAGCCCAAGGATGTGCGCCAAATTCGCACCCTGGTTCAGCCGTATGCGGATGAGCGCATTCTCATTGCAAAAGAAATGGTCTCCTACTACGAGGGCGTCCAAGAGTTTGTGGTGGCATACGACCCCACCGACCCAGATAAACTACTGGGCTGCGGCGCCCTGCACGTGATGTGGGAGGACCTAGCGGAGATCCGCACGCTTGCGGTTGATCGTTCGCAGGTATCCCGTGGTATCGGAGGTGCCTTGGTTCAGGAGCTCGTGCGCCGGGCAAAGGACTTCGAACTCAAGCACGTGTTTTGCTTGACCTTTGAAACAGACTTTTTCACCCGTCATGGGTTTAGGGCCATCGAGGGAACTCCCGTTGGAGTAGATGTGTACGCCGAGCTGCTGCGCTCTCACGATGACGGTGTTGCGGAGTTCTTGGACCTAGCCCGCGTAAAGCCCAATACCCTTGGAAATACCCGGATGCTGCTGGACTTGTAG
- a CDS encoding sugar-binding domain-containing protein, which produces MTDRDQDILKAASMYYLQDLKMETIARHLGTSRSTVSRMIKEARESGLVEINLRPLQSKVPGMQQHFRERYGIEAFVVPIVNSHSLEDRHEQVAITCARLVTNWFQSDMVLAVAWGTTTSEVARHLTKKHTQASSVVQLNGAANTRSSGVSYAGDLIAAFADAFGAHSVHFPVPAFFDYQETKDAMWRERSVRRVLELQQVTDIALFSVGALTGGLPSHVYSAGYLSPQEVKMLDREGVVGDVCTVFLRANGTFADIPLNARASGPTPTQLREIPRRVCAVAGDNKIRPLRAALAAGVVTDLIIDEVTATNFLLEED; this is translated from the coding sequence ATGACTGATCGGGACCAAGACATTCTCAAGGCAGCGTCAATGTATTACCTGCAGGACCTCAAGATGGAGACAATTGCGCGCCACTTGGGTACTTCGCGGTCAACAGTTTCCCGCATGATTAAAGAGGCTCGCGAGTCTGGGTTGGTGGAAATCAACCTCCGCCCACTGCAGTCAAAGGTGCCCGGAATGCAGCAGCATTTTCGCGAGCGGTACGGCATCGAGGCGTTCGTGGTGCCAATCGTTAACTCCCACTCACTCGAAGACAGACACGAGCAAGTTGCAATAACGTGCGCGCGCCTGGTGACCAACTGGTTCCAGTCGGACATGGTGCTTGCAGTTGCGTGGGGCACCACCACCTCCGAGGTAGCCCGGCACTTGACCAAGAAACACACGCAGGCAAGCTCCGTGGTGCAGCTCAACGGGGCGGCCAACACCCGCTCGAGTGGGGTGAGCTACGCGGGGGACCTGATCGCTGCATTTGCCGATGCCTTTGGTGCGCATTCCGTGCACTTCCCGGTTCCAGCATTCTTTGATTACCAGGAAACAAAGGACGCAATGTGGCGGGAACGTTCGGTGCGCAGGGTTCTGGAATTGCAGCAGGTTACTGATATTGCCCTATTTTCGGTTGGGGCGCTGACCGGGGGCTTACCCAGTCACGTGTACTCGGCCGGTTATCTCTCTCCCCAAGAGGTCAAGATGTTGGACAGAGAGGGGGTCGTGGGTGACGTCTGCACCGTATTCCTACGCGCCAACGGCACCTTCGCAGATATTCCACTGAACGCCAGGGCCTCGGGCCCAACCCCAACGCAGCTGCGAGAGATACCACGCCGGGTGTGCGCGGTGGCCGGGGACAACAAGATCCGCCCGTTGCGTGCGGCGCTTGCAGCGGGGGTTGTCACCGACCTCATAATCGATGAGGTCACAGCAACGAACTTTTTACTTGAAGAGGACTAG
- a CDS encoding glycerol-3-phosphate dehydrogenase/oxidase: MSSSGPNSILTPQSRTRSLDALKATSATNPLDVLVIGGGVTGAGIVLDSVTRGLDTAIVEAQDWASGTSSRSSKLIHGGLRYLQMLDFSLVKEALTERDLLLNKLAPHLAKPVPFLYPLTKQWERPYIGAGIMLYDILASLAPGKRAMPYHKHYSRKGLDARFPSLRNDAAVGAIEYWDGTIDDARLTLTLVRTAADYGAHLASRTQVIELTKSPAGRVNGAVLKDLETGEEFTVFARHVINATGVWTEDTEALADGAGGLKVLASKGIHIVVPRDRIVGDSGLILQTEKSVLFVIPWSRYWIIGTTDTPWQQQLQHPVATSADIDYVLEHANSVLRDPLTREDIIGTWAGLRPLLQPGTKEGTSSAKVSREHTVASPAPGFTVIAGGKLTTYRVMAEDAVDFALGAEAQALPSVTSNIPLLGAVGLAAMTNQTRAYQRRFGWSKQMVAHLLHRYGSMINEIAAICIADPEMALPLEHANAYLRAEIEYAVTREGVLHLEDIMLHRTRINYEFADRGLDALPEIAEIAARALGWDEDTTAQEIASYTDRAHAERAAEAEFDDASAEQTRLKVKDLAPMQGLSK; this comes from the coding sequence ATGTCATCCTCCGGTCCCAACTCTATTTTGACCCCGCAGTCCCGCACCCGCTCGTTGGATGCTCTGAAAGCCACGAGCGCGACAAACCCGCTCGATGTTCTGGTGATTGGTGGCGGCGTCACGGGAGCCGGAATCGTCCTTGACTCTGTCACTCGTGGCTTGGACACCGCGATCGTTGAGGCCCAAGACTGGGCCTCCGGCACCTCCTCGCGGTCATCAAAACTGATTCATGGCGGTCTGCGTTACCTGCAGATGCTCGACTTTTCACTCGTCAAAGAGGCACTCACCGAGCGTGACCTGCTCCTGAACAAGCTCGCACCGCACTTGGCCAAGCCTGTACCGTTCCTGTACCCACTAACGAAGCAGTGGGAGCGCCCATACATTGGCGCCGGCATCATGCTCTACGACATTTTGGCGTCGCTCGCTCCCGGCAAGCGCGCCATGCCGTACCACAAGCACTACTCCCGCAAGGGGCTCGACGCCCGGTTCCCGTCCCTGCGCAACGACGCTGCCGTGGGCGCGATTGAGTACTGGGACGGCACGATTGACGATGCCCGTCTCACCTTGACCCTGGTGCGCACGGCAGCAGACTACGGGGCCCACTTGGCCTCCCGCACTCAGGTGATCGAGCTGACCAAGTCCCCAGCGGGGCGCGTCAATGGCGCGGTCCTAAAGGACTTGGAGACCGGTGAGGAGTTCACTGTCTTTGCCCGTCACGTCATCAACGCAACCGGGGTTTGGACCGAAGACACCGAGGCCCTAGCCGATGGCGCCGGGGGTCTGAAGGTTTTGGCTTCCAAGGGAATTCACATTGTTGTTCCACGCGACCGGATTGTTGGCGACTCCGGTCTGATCCTGCAGACGGAAAAGTCTGTACTGTTTGTGATTCCATGGTCGCGGTACTGGATCATTGGCACGACAGACACCCCGTGGCAGCAGCAACTTCAGCACCCCGTGGCCACCTCCGCCGATATTGACTACGTGCTAGAACACGCCAACTCCGTTCTGCGTGACCCGTTGACCCGCGAGGACATTATTGGCACGTGGGCAGGACTGCGTCCGCTGCTGCAGCCGGGTACCAAGGAGGGCACTTCCTCCGCCAAGGTTTCCCGCGAACACACGGTTGCTTCTCCCGCTCCAGGATTCACCGTTATTGCGGGAGGCAAGCTGACCACCTACCGGGTCATGGCCGAGGACGCCGTGGACTTCGCCCTCGGTGCGGAGGCTCAAGCGCTACCTTCCGTTACCTCCAATATTCCGTTGCTCGGAGCCGTAGGGCTCGCTGCCATGACCAATCAAACCCGCGCCTACCAGCGGCGGTTTGGCTGGTCCAAGCAAATGGTTGCCCACCTCTTGCACCGCTATGGCTCAATGATCAACGAGATCGCCGCAATCTGCATTGCGGACCCGGAAATGGCGCTCCCATTGGAGCACGCCAACGCTTACCTGCGTGCCGAGATCGAGTACGCGGTGACCCGCGAGGGCGTTCTGCACCTTGAGGACATCATGTTGCACCGCACCCGCATCAACTACGAATTTGCGGACCGCGGGCTCGATGCCCTACCTGAGATTGCCGAGATCGCCGCGCGAGCACTTGGCTGGGATGAAGACACCACAGCCCAAGAAATTGCGTCGTACACGGACCGCGCCCATGCGGAACGCGCAGCTGAAGCAGAGTTTGATGACGCCTCAGCCGAGCAGACCCGGCTCAAGGTTAAGGATCTTGCCCCCATGCAAGGCCTTTCCAAATAA
- a CDS encoding MIP/aquaporin family protein, with translation MDLNNLTLGNIFLLETLGTMVLIILGGGVVANQVLSKTKGNNDGWVLISFGWGLAVFGGVYVAFASGAHLNPAVTIGLALSGRSEFVDGIPVDAASIATYIGGEFTGAFLGAIIVYLAYKQHFDATENKALKLAVFSTGAEIRNPFWNVVTEIIGTFVLVFWVLLSGYTDSGLGPLGVALIVVAIGMSLGGPTGYAINPARDLGPRIAHAVLPINGKGASDWGYSWVPVVGPLIGGSIAALIARGFGLVGILPV, from the coding sequence ATGGACTTAAACAATCTTACACTAGGGAATATTTTCCTACTTGAGACATTAGGCACCATGGTGCTCATCATCTTGGGTGGTGGAGTGGTTGCCAACCAGGTTCTGAGCAAGACCAAAGGGAACAATGACGGCTGGGTTCTCATCTCATTTGGTTGGGGGCTCGCAGTCTTTGGAGGTGTTTACGTAGCATTTGCTTCCGGAGCACACCTGAACCCTGCGGTAACCATTGGACTTGCGCTGTCTGGAAGATCCGAATTTGTGGACGGTATTCCAGTCGATGCAGCGAGCATCGCAACTTATATTGGCGGTGAATTTACCGGAGCTTTCCTCGGCGCAATCATTGTCTACCTGGCCTACAAGCAGCACTTTGACGCCACCGAAAACAAAGCTCTTAAGCTTGCAGTGTTCTCAACCGGGGCTGAGATTCGCAATCCATTTTGGAACGTCGTCACCGAGATCATTGGTACTTTTGTTCTCGTGTTCTGGGTACTTCTTTCCGGTTACACCGACTCCGGATTGGGCCCACTGGGGGTTGCGTTAATTGTGGTTGCAATCGGTATGTCCCTTGGTGGCCCAACCGGGTACGCCATTAACCCCGCACGTGACCTCGGTCCACGTATCGCCCACGCAGTACTTCCTATCAATGGTAAGGGTGCAAGCGACTGGGGCTACTCCTGGGTCCCGGTTGTCGGTCCACTGATTGGTGGGTCCATTGCCGCACTAATTGCCCGCGGCTTTGGCCTCGTTGGGATTCTTCCCGTGTAA